AGGGACAcaaatgtgtctgtgagtgtcatGAATGTGAGAATTAGGCTGAGAGAAACAACCAGTTAGAAACCATATTACTTAATGTTTTTTAGGGCAGAGTAGTAGTTTCACTGATTAGTGTGTGTCACCGGCTTCAGATGAAGTTTTATCTGCATTGCAGTGAAGATGTATGCTGTGCCTCTGAATGATGCTGCCTGAGGGtttgaatgtgtcaggcctGTGCAGTGTCACCCTCTGCCTGCTAACCCAACTTATCAGTAGATGCTCAGCTTTACCACAGCGGCCAAGACATGCAGCTGCAGATGTAATGAAACAATGACAAAACTGATCATCAGCCTGAGAGGACCATACACGGGCTTTCCTGTCAGATCACTCAccttcactcagtgaagcaccTGTGATGCCCTGCAGCAACATGTGCATAGAAATATCTGGTTTCACAAACACTCTGAAACGTTCTCATCTTTACACTGTGTTTGTCCATAACTGTTAATAAGTCACTGCTTTTGTTCTTAGTCGAATTCAAAcagcaaaaaatgttttaactggAAAAATGTGCTAACACAGGAGTGACCCCAGCGCTGCACTCTAACAGCTCCTcctgccacctgctggctttAACCGACTCTGTGACAGAAACTGTTAACAAAGCTGTCAGCGTGTGCTTAAATGTTACAGCTAAAGCAGAAAGAATCACCAAACTGATGCAGAACATTggtatttctattcattttgACCTGCAGCTGTAGAACATACTGCAGCGCGCCGACATTCACTCGGGCTACAGAGCAGAGCGATGGCGTGATAAACAGCCCTGATGCAGACTGTACGGGAGCACAGACTTTATTCTCTGCCATGGATGGAAGTCAGTAAGAGCACAATATAATAATATGCAGGTATCAGTGGTGAATGATGTCAGCTGTGTCCTGTGTACAGCAGTGCCAACAGTTGTTATCACATTAACTCCTGTTGTGTTACTGCAGAGTGTTTCATAGAATAAACGTGTGGTTGGTGTTAACCATCAGCAGCTTCTAACACACTGCAGTCTGCTGCGCGTTAAAGTGCGTCTGTGGGTCATGCATGGGTGATTACACCCCTCTGGTTTGGGGTCAGATTTACTCGTTACCATGGATACTGCACCTTCCAGGTTTACTTCCTACAGCCAAAACGAACATTTATACACAACATATCACAGCCGTAACCTTTGAGTTACTGAGGAGCAAACCTGTgtcagaaactcctgaacatgTATCATGTAAATGCATCAAACTCTCGCTTTAACCCGTTTAATGGATGGcatcttgtttttttccttcttatattcatttctgtgctttttcctCCAAAAGTATAAAGTAGAAGATTGTGAaccatcgtcatcatcatcatcgtaaGAGGAGTGAGTGGACCCAGTGTCCGTCCTGTGGGTGAACTCTGGTTAGCATCTGTCAGCTTCAGCTGCAACAACAAACAGCTAAACTGCCAACGTCTCGAACATTAACTCAGAAATCTTTTCAATAAATACTTAAACGGTCAAGAAACAGAAATTTCTCTAAACCATCTCATTTTCACGTCacttaaaaaaccaaaaacaaacgtATTGTCCACTCGGCACCAACGCTAAGCTCGTTCCTCCGTCTGAGCTGTAGTTTCTGGGTCAGAGTCAGAATCAGAGTCCGTCTCATCGTCTTTTTTCGGAGGATTTGTGGCGTCCCAGCCGACTGCTACCACTCCCTTCCTCTGAGGCAGGACTGTAAAGAAGGCCTCCTGCCAGCTGCCTTTCTCCAGATACGCCAGGATGATCTCAAACACTGCAGGAGGGACGAGAGCGCCGTTCAGACCACACAGTGGGAGCAGCTGAGGCTCCTCCCCGCTTAGCTTAGCGGGCTAAAGCAGGGAGGAGCCTCAATACAGGAAACATAATCCAGGGACTTTAAATATCTGCTCATCAAACatcaattacttttttaaagcatATTAAACTTGAGTAACAGTGGGTTAGACAGCAGGTTGGGGGATGAAGCCACTCCCACTCCTTACCGTGGTTAACAGCCAGAACCTTCCGACTGTTCATTTTGACGAAGCTGCTCAGAGGGAGCTGGGCGTGGCTGATGCCCAGCTCTTTGGCCCTCTCAAAGGTGACTCCCTGCAAACGAAGCCCCGACAGGTCAGCCAACACAGCCACACCCACATGTCACAGAGGGTCTGAAGCCAAGCTCACCTTGTGGTGGTTGTGGTCCACCAGGCCTCCTATCACGTAGGCCTTCTTTGGATCCAGCTCTGTCAGCACGTTGGGAGAGTCTGAGGTGAGGTAGACCAGCTCCTCCTGGGACACCACCTCAGTGTAGTGCTCCGTTTGAATGTGTATGTCCTGCACAGCACACAGGGTAGACACACAACATCCAACCAACCAATATTACATGAATAAACTGTTTCATTGgagactttttcatttcatCAACGGTTTCAAATTCATGTTTCCTGGGTCATCAGTTGAATTTGCTGTGTGTCGAGACCTCAGGGGGACAATCACAGGTGGGCACACCTGAGTAGGTGAGGGACTGGAGCCTGGAAATAAGAGTTTTTTGGACCCTGTGGTGTCAAAAATGAAATCTTATATTTTTGGTATGTAGAATAAAATCTGTGCATCGTCACAGCGCTCCATCTCATATCGTGCAGGCCAAGTTTAAATGTTACTCTGAAGGTCGGCCTCATGTAACAGCCTCATCATGTTAATGCTGTACAGATAGAGCCTCATATAAACTGATGCCTCCTGTGTCTCGCTCCTATGGGTGTAAACTACACTCACAGGTTCATGAACACTTTCACAACTTAATAAACTGGAGATCAGACCTAATGCTGTAAAAGCTCCAGGTGTCTGTTGGACGTGTGGCTGCTCACCTTCCAGTTCACCCAGCCTTTGTCCTTTTCATCCATGCTCTGTCTCAGCTGTCCTCCAAGGCTCGTCAGGTAAAACTGGACAGGTGAGAAGAAGTTAGAAGATGTTTGATGCAAGATGAAAAACTTATTACTGCCTGTTACTGTTCTTCTTATTTTATATTCGACCCAAAGCCagtggagatggtttgggatgagactGAAGACCAACAGCATCTCATCATGGATGCAAAGCAGCAAAGATGAGGTGAAGAATCTAAAACATGTTTAGTTATTTTATTCCatgtgtgttcattcatagtttggcttcagtgagaatctgcaGTGTAcacagtcatgaaaataaagaaggcGTGTCCAAACTTCTGACTGGTTGTGGCAGCAGGTGGTTGCACCTGGCTGAGGTGCAGTTTGCTGAAGGACATTTACACTGACATTAACAGGGCTGTTTATGTATTTACACCTTTGTGAATTAGAGAAAGTCCAAACATAAATGTAACCTTGTGCACTCAATGGTTGTTCCTGGAAAGCTTTAGGAGGAATTCTGCAAATCACCCCGACATTCACATCCATGATACTTGGACTTGTGACCACAGCTGAGCGAAGTCTTGACTAGGAATAGTTGTTAGTGTGTAAACATTAGCACATGTGCTAGCTGACGCTAACATTACGTGGCTGCAGCATCCTCAGTGTCGTCTGTCACTTTCTATCGACTGAGGTTTTATTGCTATTGAGGAAAGTTTTTGCACTATAATTATTTTCAGCTCTGCACTCAGGACAGTATTTTATAAGCTAGGGTAGGATAGCTGGTGGTTGGCAGGTAAACAGGCAGGTTACCACTAACTAACAGCTCAACGACACACGTGTCAGAATCTCACCACCCTCTAAACACACCACAGATCCATCCATGAACTTCATACTCTGCATGTGAAACTGCAGCCAGCTCAGTCCTCACGTGGAGATACAGTAAGCTGACACTGAAGCCCGGCACAAGCTCACATCCTTCACACAGGAATGAGTCCACAGGCCTCTTTGTTCTTCAGCTGCATTACAAAGAAACGCAGTATCATTATCACGTATTTGGCACCGACCTGCACTGGATGCGAGGCTCGTCTGTTCTCTGCGTAACACCTCTGGATCTGTTTGTGAAGTTTGTGGACATCCTGGAGAAGCAGACAGACGGTTTGTTGGGAACTCTGGGGACACACAGTGGCAGCGCCTACACCTCTGACCCGTTTACCTTAATGAGCATGAGGCTGTCGAAGCTGCAGTCCACCACCAGCCTCAGAGAGCTGGGCGTGGCCTCTCTGCGCGCACGTTTGCGGGCACTCTGAACCT
The sequence above is a segment of the Oreochromis aureus strain Israel breed Guangdong linkage group 3, ZZ_aureus, whole genome shotgun sequence genome. Coding sequences within it:
- the trmt10a gene encoding RNA (guanine-9-)-methyltransferase domain-containing protein 2; the protein is MTTAVCSQMADDNTEKQASAEEDRSEKTVSSPGDTENQVLSKRQRKKLLKQQKWEEEREQRKQRRKERKQQRRLQRQSHQEGGEVQSARKRARREATPSSLRLVVDCSFDSLMLIKDVHKLHKQIQRCYAENRRASHPVQFYLTSLGGQLRQSMDEKDKGWVNWKDIHIQTEHYTEVVSQEELVYLTSDSPNVLTELDPKKAYVIGGLVDHNHHKGVTFERAKELGISHAQLPLSSFVKMNSRKVLAVNHVFEIILAYLEKGSWQEAFFTVLPQRKGVVAVGWDATNPPKKDDETDSDSDSDPETTAQTEERA